The Oscarella lobularis chromosome 4, ooOscLobu1.1, whole genome shotgun sequence nucleotide sequence GCCGGACGATTAGTGACTAAACGGTTCCGAAATGAAGAAAGGGTCTTACCTCTTCTTGGTAgccctcttcttttttgtctcCGGTAAGTTTGGCGAAAAGCGTGCTTTTGGAGATAGGATAGCTAGGATTGATAATTAGTAACTGGCGCGAGCCGACGTTCACTAAGTGGTAATCGCCCTTGACAACGACAGGCCACGTTTTTGTTTtgcgtttcgttttctcgcgaaCCACTTTTTTTGTATAATGCCTAAAAACCGCGACGAATGCTTTAGAGAATTGATTAATGCTACTTTTGTTACAAAGTAGCGAAAGTAACACAGttgactgtgacgtcataaccgCGAGAATCAATGGAGCGGTTTCTATAGCTAGCGCTACGTAAATTTATCGAGAATTTTATTCATTCAATTGCTTTATTTTAATAAGTGACGGCAGTCGCCTCTCGTCAGCCAACCAGCCGGTTGTCTAAAAGGGTCGCGAGTTCTCGCAATGGAAAGTGCAAGACTTCCCTTGTGTGCAGGTACGTTGCCATTTAGTTAGGGTTTCTCTTACCTGTTGTATCCGTGGTTGTATTTCCTTTGTTATTCAggtttgtgacgtcatgcgttgCTGAGGGTCACAGTAAGAAATTCTGCAAGGAATTACTCGTGACCTTTCAAAAGTTGAAATGGAATAAAGGTAGGGAACTCGCACATTTAATTAAGCGAACTTTCATTGATGGCTTTTTAGCGCGGAAAGATAACAACTGGCCTCTTCtcccgcgcgcgcgaaagTGTCGGGCAAAAGGAGCTGCCAAAAGCTGTCGTTTGATGGGGGTCTGCGTTAGGGCTTCTACTTGCAGGTAAGCGAGCCTAGAGGAGCTCTGCTGAACTTGACTGAAAGACAATGTGCCATACATAGAGTAGTAAAGAGTTgcttgaaaaaaaagaagcggGGATCGTTTTGTTCAGCAATTGTGGATCTAATCCGCACTCTGATACGCCGAGGTGAGAAAGACTGGGGGGGTTGCTCTGCCTAATCTTCTGAACGTTGCTGTCCTAATAGATCGGATAATCTTGAACATGGCAGGACGTGTTCTTAGTCGTAAGGCTGGTActgcttttcttcgtcgatttccttcgTCTGGAAAGTGTTCGCCAAACATGTGTCGGTATCGGGGTCAGTGTGTCAGTCAGTCTGTTTGCAGGTACAGAAATCCGGATTCACATAAGACGTTTTTGTTATCCCATCATTGGCTCAAGTGTTGTTTTTAAACGTTTCTGAAGTGAAGGAGACGCGTCTTTTTGGACTAAcggtcaaacgacgcgtCTCTTATAGCTgtcaaaaggggcctcagtAGATCGTGGTCCACAACATACAGTGATGTCCCCAACCTCTTATCTCTTACTAGATTTATTGCCGGGTGCAAGCGTAAGGCACGCAGCAAGAATCGTCGGCGATCTTGCGATAAGATCGTTACATTATTCGGATTGCTGAAACCTAAGATacatagaaaaagaaagctcCGCTTGAAAATTCGCAAGCTTGTGGGGAAGTTGCATTtggtgaagaagaaaacgttgaaaAAGCAAAGGAAGTTGAAAAGGGTTTTCGATAAACTCGAGTCGGCTTTGTCAAAAGCGCGTAGCAGGGAATCGATGCTTCGTAAcgggaaaaagaaattgaagcgcttcaaaaaaatacaaCGTGCAAAGGAAAACATTATTGAAAAGAAACTTCAGAAACTGTCTCGAAAGCTGCTTTTCGTGGACAAAAAGGAGGCAAAGCTAAAAGCAACGCTAAATCGTTTGTTCCATGGAAAGACGAAGCCGAGAACACATCGACTCAAGGGTCAGCGGATTATTGGAAAGGATAAGGGAAAGCTAAGGAAAAAACTGAAAGCTCTGCTTCGCGCCAAGAGAGTGGGATTGAAGGTAGTGACTCTTCAGAAAAGAGCTCAGAAGACAATCAAATACAATTTGAATCGATTGATTCGCAAAAGGCTCAAGATACCTCCTActcaaaagaagaagttAAAGGCACTTGACAAGAGCATTGCCAAGGAGAGAAGTCACCTAAAGCGTGTTAGAAATGCTAtcaaaaaaacgtcgaagaaacTTCCACTCTTaaccaaaaaaattgcgtcacTTAAAGCTCGACTCTATAAGAGGACCAAGAACAATGGAAAGGATAAGACGACGCTAAGGAAGAAACTGAAGGTTCTACTTCACGCCAAGAGAATAGAATTGAAGGTAGTGActtttcaaaagaaagcTCAGAAGAAGATCAAACGCATTCTGAATCAATTGATTCTCAAAAAGCTCAAAATACCTCTtactcaaaagaaaaagttcaAGGCACTGGCCAAGAAAATAGCCAAGGAGAGAAGAAACCTGAAGCGTGTTAGAAATGCTATCAAAAAAACATTGAAGAAACTTCCACTtttaatcaaaaaaattgcgcaaCTTAAAGCGCGACTTGGAGGGCGTAAATCTGGCAGTTCTAAGAGGTCGAAGAACAATGGAAAGGATAAGACATTGCTAAGGAAGAAACTGAAGGTTCTACTTCATGCCAAGAGAATAGAATTGAAGGTAGCGActtttcaaaagaaagcTCAGAAGAAGATCAAACGCATTCTGAATCAATTGATTCTCAAAAAGCTCAAAATACCTCCtactcaaaagaaaaagttcaAGGCACTGGCCAAGAAAATAGCCGAGGAGAGAAGAAACCTGAAGCGTGTTAGAAATGCTATCAAAAAAACATTGAAGAAACTTCCACTCCTaaccaaaaaaattgcgttaCTTAGAGCGCGACTTGGAGGTAAATCTGGCGTTTCTAAGAAGACCAAGAACAATAGAAAGGACAAGAAAAcgctaaaaaagaaactgaAGGTTCTGCTTCACGCCAAGAGAATGGAATTGAAGATAGTGACTACGCAGAAAAGAGctcagaagaaaatcaaacgcAATCTGAATGGATTGATTAACAAAAAGCGCAAGGTACCTCCTActcaaaagaagaagttAAAGGCACTTGCCAAGAAAATAGCCAAGGAAAGACGAAATCTAAAGCGTGTTAGAAATGCCATCAAAAAAGCGTCGAAGAAGCTTCCCGGCTTGaccaaaaaaattgcgttaCGTAAAGCGCGACTCAGAGGACGTAAATCTCGTGGTGGTAGTTCTAAGAGGACCAAGgacagaaagaagaagaaatcccaaatcaaaaagaaacgccCAAACAAACGCCGTAAGCGgtatttattgattcatACACGTCGTATAAAAAAGCGCGCTCGGGCAAAAATGGCTCGGCTTGAAAAGACACTGGACAAGTTCGACAAAGGTCTGGCGACGCTGGCCAGAAGGAAATCGAGACTTCGTCCCGGTCAGAAGAAGCTGCGAATTGTTCTTGACAAGAGGATTGCTACCTTTACACGTCAACGAAAGAGCAAATCCCAAGTCATGAAGTTTTTAGGAATAAAGATTGCACGTTTGAACAAGAGAATAGCACGCCTCAAAGAAGGCGACGTCAACTCGTAcaagaaaggaggaggaaagaaTCGCTTGAAGAAAAATCTGAGGAAACTGCGTCTCTCTACAAAACGCATTTTGAGAAAGAcgattcaattgaaagccaAGCTCAAGAAGAATAATGATAAGTTGGCTGACTTTCTCAACCAAAAATCTCGCTTGCGTCccaatcaaaagaaaatgaaaattgaACTTGCCAGAACTATTGCTTTGTATAGgaaaaagggaaagaagattcgtcttctcctgaagaaaatttcgaaaaaaCTATCAAAAATGCGCAGAGCAATGAAATCTGTGAAACGTCGTCTGCGCGAAAAGATCAAGAGACATATTTCCAAACAAAAACGCTTCTCGAAAAAGATTTCTCAactgaagaaagagacaaaaaaGCTCGGCAAAGTTATATCCAAGCTTCGTAAGCGCAAGTCTGGATTGCGTCCTCataggaagaaaaagaggatCGCTCTTggtaaaaaaattgcttccTTGACGGTTaagcgaaaacgatttgCCGCTAATATGAAAAAAGTGTCTGGAGAAGCTGCAAAGTTGAAGACTGCTATTCGGGCTCTGAGAGCAAAACTCGCTGGCAAGCGCAGGTCCGCCTCTCCGCCGTTGGCGACGAATTTGCGAGGCAAAGCTGAGCCGAGGATAGATGCAGTAATCAGACCCACTGAGATAAGTAAACGAAGGGCAGGCCGTTCAGTAGAGAATACAGAGAGCGACGGCCCAGGATCGAAGAAAGATTATACCGTTGGTGTTCACAAGAGTCGACATTTGAATAGCTTGAACTTGAAAACGACTGGGGACGAAATAGTTAAATCTAGACGTCGCAACATGGACGAGATGGACAGCGActcgaaagagaaagcagcTGAGGCTGAGCGAGGGACAAGAACATCACAGTCTGATGAATCCGCCAAACGTCTTCCAGAGTCGCCTACCGCGGgctcgtcgtcaattttgGACAGTCGATTCAAAATGTTTGAAGAATGGAAAGATGCTCAGGAACGACATGAAGAGGGTCCGTTTCTTTTGAAGCTGGCAAAGCACAACAGACAGAACCTGGTACGCCTCGGATGGACGCAGAAGGAGGATCTCAGAAATTTCTTGATGAAACTCGAGAACGAGCTGGCGAGCACTAGTCCATTCAGCAAGACAGAGGAACAGAAGTGGagattatttttcttactcACCCAGAGGAATATTGCGGTGTCAATCCGTCATTTCGAGCAAAGGTTAGCGTTGAGACTTAGGTCTTTAGGTCAGCCAGGAAAGCACAGGCTACAGCAAGTAATGGGCATAATTGCACTGGGAACTTGAAGCTAGATTGCCTACTGTGTAGTGTACTCATGCACTCAGACTAGATGTACGTGTATGTGTGTGTatgtgtttgtctgtgtcTGTGTTGGTGTTTCTGTACAACAAAGCATGACGGTCAACTTTTAAATGTTTTTGTATATGTTGCTTTATGCGGAAGTACTGTACAGTCGGACCTCTCCCACGCGTGCTGGGATATCGGGATCACATGACACCACATCGTTGAGCCGAATAAATGTCTCATACGCAAcaggacgacgtcgtctacaCGGACGAGCCGTCCGACAACTCGGACAGTCGCGCCGTGTCCGATCAAGTGATGGCGCTCGCCAGCAGCATGCTTGCGGAACTCCAGCGCGTTATGGACGCGTATCAAATCGAATCGCGCGATTTCGCTCAACTGACGAGtctcgtgacgtcgacgctcgaagAACTCGACTTCGCCCTGAGCGAAAAGTCGAAAGCGACCGCTCAACTCGAGCAAATGGAGGAGGAAACGTCGCAATTGTTTCTACGGCTGACGGAAGAACGCGAAGCGCGACACGCAGCCGACGAGGTACGAAACGAAGATAAAAGCGACCGCGTTTTGTTCCGGCAGGCAGTCGCTTTCCCTCCCTTAGCGCTACATCACTCTCGAAGACTCGGCGGCCGCCGAAAAGCGAAAGTTGGAAGGCCGAGTCCAGCAACTCGACGCCGAACGGCGTCAATTGACGAGTCGCATCAAAAATAAAGAAGACCACGGTATGATTTAAGTGTTAGAGGGAGGACACGTACTGTACGGTACATTGACATACAAGCTATTAGAGCAAGTACTAGTGTAGAGTGTTTTGTGACTGGATATTTAGCTAACCGTAGCTTTGGTTTCTATTTGAGAGGGATGCAGCACGAGACTCGTTTCTTTATAGTGAGCCGCTTAGAAGAAGATCGCGAGGAAACGATAAGACAGTATAAGGAGAACTCGGCCAAGGATAGAGAGGTAGTTTATACGTTGACCGGCTGCAGTATTTTTGTAATCAccactcttccggcaggcaaTTAATCGATACTTGCGACAAATTGAGCAGTTAAAAGCGATGGAAGAAGTTCGGtaaggagagagaaaatcttTCTTTGATGTTCTCTCTTGCATGGCATTTTTTTCTGGCTCCCACGTACACTTGCCCCCGCACACTCGTAATTTCCGAGCTTGAGAGATTGTGTGAGTTGTTCTACTTTAGAGCTCGATCGTCAAGCATCATAGCTCAAAAGCGTCTacggtcgtcgtcggcgctcgCCGCCAAGGGcgacgaaaagaaggagtcgtcgtcgttggcgaaAGAAGGAACTTCGGaagtgacgacggcgacgacgaaaggacCGGGATCGATTGCGCTCGACGTGCCGACCGATAAGGCGAGACCGTGGAAAACGGAATtgttttcgccgacgaccgAACAAATGTCGGAGTCtcccgtcgtcggatcgttGATTCCCGTCGGATCGATTGCCGAGGAAACTGCCGCCGAGGCGATGCGAGAGGAAATGGATAAAGAGGACGAGGAGagattcgccgccgcgacgacgacgacgacggcgatgacggAAAAAGAAGATC carries:
- the LOC136186395 gene encoding axoneme-associated protein mst101(2)-like: MKKGSYLFLVALFFFVSVTAVASRQPTSRLSKRVASSRNGKCKTSLVCRFVTSCVAEGHSKKFCKELLVTFQKLKWNKARKDNNWPLLPRARKCRAKGAAKSCRLMGVCVRASTCRVVKSCLKKKKRGSFCSAIVDLIRTLIRRDRIILNMAGRVLSRKAGTAFLRRFPSSGKCSPNMCRYRGQCVSQSVCRFIAGCKRKARSKNRRRSCDKIVTLFGLLKPKIHRKRKLRLKIRKLVGKLHLVKKKTLKKQRKLKRVFDKLESALSKARSRESMLRNGKKKLKRFKKIQRAKENIIEKKLQKLSRKLLFVDKKEAKLKATLNRLFHGKTKPRTHRLKGQRIIGKDKGKLRKKLKALLRAKRVGLKVVTLQKRAQKTIKYNLNRLIRKRLKIPPTQKKKLKALDKSIAKERSHLKRVRNAIKKTSKKLPLLTKKIASLKARLYKRTKNNGKDKTTLRKKLKVLLHAKRIELKVVTFQKKAQKKIKRILNQLILKKLKIPLTQKKKFKALAKKIAKERRNLKRVRNAIKKTLKKLPLLIKKIAQLKARLGGRKSGSSKRSKNNGKDKTLLRKKLKVLLHAKRIELKVATFQKKAQKKIKRILNQLILKKLKIPPTQKKKFKALAKKIAEERRNLKRVRNAIKKTLKKLPLLTKKIALLRARLGGKSGVSKKTKNNRKDKKTLKKKLKVLLHAKRMELKIVTTQKRAQKKIKRNLNGLINKKRKVPPTQKKKLKALAKKIAKERRNLKRVRNAIKKASKKLPGLTKKIALRKARLRGRKSRGGSSKRTKDRKKKKSQIKKKRPNKRRKRYLLIHTRRIKKRARAKMARLEKTLDKFDKGLATLARRKSRLRPGQKKLRIVLDKRIATFTRQRKSKSQVMKFLGIKIARLNKRIARLKEGDVNSYKKGGGKNRLKKNLRKLRLSTKRILRKTIQLKAKLKKNNDKLADFLNQKSRLRPNQKKMKIELARTIALYRKKGKKIRLLLKKISKKLSKMRRAMKSVKRRLREKIKRHISKQKRFSKKISQLKKETKKLGKVISKLRKRKSGLRPHRKKKRIALGKKIASLTVKRKRFAANMKKVSGEAAKLKTAIRALRAKLAGKRRSASPPLATNLRGKAEPRIDAVIRPTEISKRRAGRSVENTESDGPGSKKDYTVGVHKSRHLNSLNLKTTGDEIVKSRRRNMDEMDSDSKEKAAEAERGTRTSQSDESAKRLPESPTAGSSSILDSRFKMFEEWKDAQERHEEGPFLLKLAKHNRQNLVRLGWTQKEDLRNFLMKLENELASTSPFSKTEEQKWRLFFLLTQRNIAVSIRHFEQRLALRLRSLGQPGKHRLQQVMGIIALGT